A section of the Sander vitreus isolate 19-12246 chromosome 19, sanVit1, whole genome shotgun sequence genome encodes:
- the LOC144534360 gene encoding uncharacterized protein LOC144534360 — MVECLIKMSKGEILRGFVTERLAAATREIIAVVDRIVAGYEEEASGFREEIDRQRRQLELLQAQVTPDKAGGKSSRSLSPVEEEEEEEEESPERPGNLQDSTSQTPSSSFSPRLRYKKRKPDRRQTSETQNNVVLRVRILEDSRTDVLSNIILKRCPMRRLTCPGGLQEADFLDLLRSTFPQLSGDDKLFDILKSDERRRLLPLTVQTLTPEEIHHNISRTRSKSTLYIRLKGSRAVEEDIRPPQTKDTEDSLSTAAMVSCDETRLQTSGPVQEVEGSGVDVMSVSSKSQKQDVETEEADREERGISEPAESKDHDSDDGERDEANDRDDDWKPDKSDVKLKESDSKQRPKTTKKQKARRSGVKSTKSKTENSDDVFSCKVCGALHKSEVTFVKHAWTHMDDAGSLCGVCGELSESAEALKDHLQSYHKTDDCGESFLSVLGLDEHVAAHSRETPYECDVCHDVFALSLSLENHRKLHEAGTPYKCYTCHKVFAKKEHLKAHCVTHTNKKKQLCGVCGKSLSDYRSLSRHKLTHSGERPHSCRVCGSRFKLPGTLRQHEKIHTDRERSYLCDVCCKMFMTSKQLQIHMRMHTNEKPYHCGECGRGFSTKGPLTVHMRIHTGETPYSCPDCGWAFKRKVNLDNHVTVHSGLKPFVCVTCGKACARKAYLKVHMRTHNGERPYKCKLCDKDFTQSHCLKTHMKSHLVANAAL; from the exons atgGTTGAGTGTttgattaaaatgtctaaagGAGAGATTCTGAGAGGATTTGTGACTGAGAGGCTCGCCGCTGCCACCCGGGAGATCATAGCGGTTGTTGACAGAATCGTAGCCGGTTACGAGGAGGAGGCTTCGGGCTTCAGAGAGGAGATAGACCGGCAGAGGAGGCAGCTGGAGCTTCTGCAGGCTCAGGTCACACCCGACAAAGCAG GTGGGAAGAGCAGTAGGAGCCTCAGCCCtgttgaggaagaggaggaagaggaggaagagtccCCTGAGCGGCCAGGAAACCTGCAAGACTCGACTAGTCAAACTCCATCAAG CTCTTTCAGCCCCAGGCTTCGGTATAAGAAGAGGAAACCTGACAGGCGTCAGACCAGTGAAACACAGAACAACGTCGTCCTCAGGGTCCGGATCCTGGAGGACTCTCGGACCGACGTGCTCTCTAACATCA TTCTTAAGAGATGTCCGATGCGGAGGCTGACGTGTCCCGGAGGCCTGCAGGAGGCCGACTTTCTGGACCTGCTGAGGTCCACCTTCCCTCAGCTGTCCGGAGACGACAAACTGTTTGACATCCTCAAATCCGACGAGAGACGGAGGCTACTGCCTCTGACGGTACAGACACTGACACCGGAGGAGATCCACCACAACATCAGCCGCACACGATCCAAGTCAACGCTCTACATCAGACTCAAG GGATCTCGGGCCGTCGAGGAGGATATCCGTCCTCCACAAACGAAAGACACCGAAGATTCTCTGTCCACCGCTGCCATGGTGTCGTGTGATGAAACCAGACTTCAAACGAG CGGCCCTGTACAGGAGGTCGAAGGCAGCGGAGTAGACGTCATGTCCGTCAGCTCAAAATCGCAAAAGCAAGACGTGGAAACAGAGGAAGCTGATCGCGAGGAGCGTGGGATATCAGAGCCGGCTGAAAGTAAAGACCACGACAGCGATGATGGTGAAAGGGACGAAGCGAATGACAGGGACGACGATTGGAAACCAGACAAAAGCGATGTAAAGCTGAAAGAAAGTGACTCTAAACAGCGGCCGAAGACGACAAAGAAACAAAAGGCCAGACGTTCTGGTGTTAAGAGCACTAAGTCAAAGACTGAGAACAGCGATGATGTTTTCTCCTGCAAAGTCTGCGGCGCTCTGCACAAATCAGAAGTCACATTCGTCAAACATGCCTGGACTCACATGGACGATGCAGGAAGTCTCTGCGGAGTGTGCGGAGAGCTTTCGGAGTCCGCGGAGGCGTTGAAGGATCATCTTCAAAGTTACCACAAAACTGACGACTGCGGAGAGTCTTTTCTCAGCGTCCTCGGCCTCGATGAGCATGTGGCTGCCCACTCAAGGGAGACACCGTACGAATGCGATGTCTGCCATGACGTTTTCGCGTTGAGTTTGTCCCTGGAAAATCACCGGAAACTCCACGAGGCGGGGACACCGTACAAATGTTACACTTGTCACAAAGTGTTCGCTAAGAAGGAACACTTAAAAGCTCATTGCGTGACTCACACCAACAAAAAGAAGCAGCTCTGCGGCGTGTGCGGCAAATCCCTCAGCGACTATAGGTCTCTATCCCGCCACAAGCTGACGCACTCCGGGGAGCGGCCTCACAGCTGTCGGGTTTGCGGGAGTCGTTTCAAACTTCCAGGGACGCTGAGACAACACGAGAAGATTCACACGGACCGAGAGAGATCGTACCTCTGCGACGTTTGCTGCAAGATGTTCATGACGAGCAAGCAGCTGCAGATCCACATGAGAATGCACACCAATGAGAAGCCCTATCACTGTGGCGAATGCGGCAGGGGCTTTAGCACCAAGGGACCGTTGACGGTTCACATGCGGATCCACACCGGAGAGACACCGTACAGCTGCCCGGACTGTGGCTGGGCCTTCAAACGCAAGGTTAATCTGGATAATCATGTGACGGTGCATTCAGGCCTCAAACCGTTTGTTTGCGTGACTTGTGGGAAAGCGTGCGCTCGTAAAGCGTATTTGAAAGTCCACATGAGAACCCACAATGGGGAGAGACCGTACAAGTGTAAACTCTGTGACAAGGATTTCACTCAGAGCCACTGTCTGAAAACACACATGAAGAGCCACCTGGTGGCCAACGCTGCATTGTGA